One window from the genome of Candidatus Ancaeobacter aquaticus encodes:
- a CDS encoding PilZ domain-containing protein produces MHPIIMTLFLTSWKTVNPLRIALMVIVSLLWLLCFSSLFSKDRRKTRLKYRNFFKSKLGKFTAPEKRRTPRIHFPMAIKYRIINSSEKDTRTYFTGNAKDLSERGIFISTDRNITIGESLELKIPADKAARPLIIIGTVVRTEEDTIEKLHSLGIVFNQIDEEAKKILANYVEECLTEQKS; encoded by the coding sequence ATGCATCCTATAATAATGACATTATTTTTAACTTCATGGAAAACGGTTAATCCATTACGTATTGCCCTTATGGTCATTGTATCACTTCTTTGGCTTCTCTGTTTTAGCAGTTTATTTTCAAAGGACAGAAGAAAAACACGACTGAAATATCGTAATTTTTTCAAATCAAAACTAGGTAAGTTCACTGCTCCTGAAAAACGTAGGACTCCTCGCATACATTTTCCTATGGCAATAAAATACCGAATTATCAATTCTTCCGAGAAAGATACCCGCACCTACTTTACTGGAAACGCAAAAGATTTAAGTGAACGGGGCATTTTTATCAGCACTGATAGGAATATCACGATCGGTGAAAGCTTAGAGCTAAAAATCCCTGCGGATAAAGCTGCGCGACCACTTATTATAATCGGTACCGTTGTAAGAACAGAAGAAGATACAATTGAAAAACTACATTCACTAGGAATAGTTTTTAACCAAATAGATGAAGAGGCAAAAAAAATTCTCGCAAATTACGTAGAAGAGTGCCTCACAGAGCAGAAAAGCTAA